The following are encoded together in the Penicillium digitatum chromosome 3, complete sequence genome:
- a CDS encoding MFS glucose transporter, putative, translating into MHTITNIYVLAAFGTIGGALFGFDVSSMSAWIGVDTYTDYFGSPDANLQGGITASMSAGSFAGSIAAGWLSDILGRRYALMIASLVWIVGAMVQCSAQNVTHLVAGRVVSGLAVGVTSSQTCVYLSELAPARIRGRVVGIQQWAIEWGILIMYLIAYGCVVGVSGTAAFRICWGVQAVPGLILFIALFFFPESPRWLASKERWEEALDTLAIIHANGDRHDPVVQAAFEEVQEAVRVAHESQDVSFLALFGPRVWKRTMCGMTVQMWQQLLGGNVAMYYVVYIFEMAGMTGNTTLWSSAIQYVIFLVTTGGMLPFIDRIGRRKLLLIGSVTCMVLHFIIAGVMASKGHAVPNVNGNANLTWEIKGSAGMTVIAFSYIFTGIYGLTWAPTGWVYAAEVFPLKYRAKGVGLSAATNWIFNFALAYFIAPAFHNIQWRTYIIFGVFCTAMTFHVFFMYPETVGRSLEEIDLVFETDVKPWRSHDIADLFGEEIERRKEFGAKMETSGATHKEVL; encoded by the exons ATGCATACCATAACGAACATTTACG TCCTTGCCGCCTTCGGTACAATTGGAGGTGCTCTTTTCGGTTTCGATGTCAG CTCGATGAGTGCCTGGATTGGCGTCGACACATATACAGATTACTTTGGCTCGCCAGACGCTAATCTTCAAGGCGGA ATTACAGCATCGATGTCCGCTGGCTCCTTCGCCGGTTCCATTGCAGCCGGTTGGTTATCGGATATTCTTGGTCGTCGCTACGCGTTAATGATTGCCTCTCTTGTGTGGATCGTTGGTGCTATGGTTCAATGCAGTGCACAAAATGTGACGCATTTGGTCGCCGGCCGTGTAGTTAGTGGACTTGCAGTCGGTGTGACCTCCTCACAAACATGCGTCTACTTATCTGAACTGGCGCCCGCTCGCATCCGTGGTCGTGTGGTGGGTATTCAACAATGGGCAATCGAATGGGGTATTTTGATCATGTACTTGATCGCATATGGCTGCGTGGTTGGCGTATCTGGAACGGCTGCCTTTAGGATCTGCTGGGGTGTGCAGGCCGTACCAGGTCTCATTTTGTTTATCGCTCTGTTCTTTTTTCCAGAGTCCCCGCGCTGGCTCGCCTCGAAGGAGCGTTGGGAAGAAGCGTTGGACACATTGGCAATCATTCATGCTAATGGTGATCGCCATGACCCAGTTGTGCAGgcagcatttgaagaagttcAAGAGGCTGTGCGTGTGGCGCATGAATCTCAAGACGTCTCATTCCTGGCATTGTTTGGACCTCGTGTTTGGAAGCGCACGATGTGCGGAATGACTGTTCAAATGTGGCAGCAACTTTTGGGCGGTAACGTTGCCATGTATTATGTGGTTTACATCTTTGAAATGGCTGGCATg ACTGGGAATACAACGCTGTGGTCCTCTGCAATTCAATATGTCATCTTCTTGGTGACTACAGGTGGCATGCTTCCCTTTATCGATCGCATTGGTCGAAGAAAGCTACTTCTTATCGGGTCTGTCACCTGCATGGTACTGCACTTTATCATTGCTGGTGTCATGGCTAGTAAAGGACACGCGGTTCCAAATGTCAATGGCAATGCCAATCTGACTTGGGAGATCAAGGGCAGTGCAGGAATGACAGTCATCGCATTTTCATACATCTTCACTGGCATCTACGGCCTGACTTGG GCTCCCACTGGATGGGTTTATGCTGCCGAGGTTTTCCCGCTCAAGTATCGAGCGAAGGGCGTCGGCTTGTCGGCCGCTACCAACTGGATTTTCAATTTTGCTCTGGCTTACTTTATTGCACCAGCCTTCCATAACATTCAGTGGAGGACCTATATCATTTTTGGAGTATTCTGCACTGCCATGACTTTCCACGTGTTCTTCATGTATCCTGAGACTGTGGGCCGGTCTCTCGAAGAGATCGACCTGGTCTTCGAGACGGATGTCAAGCCATGGCGCTCTCACGATATCGCAGATCTCTTTGGGGAAGAGATTGAGCGCCGCAAGGAGTTTGGTGCCAAGATGGAGACCAGTGGTGCAACCCACAAAGAGGTGCTTTGA
- a CDS encoding Fatty-acyl coenzyme A oxidase (Pox1), putative — MPTLPPNWVKALKPSGPQGSELLQQERAQSNVDVERLSELLHTKKTLERRASLLALLQPERVFDKSQNHTLGRVERLQRSLGKAKRLQQLAEEHKWSMAELHAANDLIGEPTPYALHASMFLVTLREQGTPEQHKLFLERAERYEIIGCYAQTELGHGSNVRGLETTATWNSNDKTFTINSPTLTASKWWIGSLGRTANHAVVMAQLLIEGKNYGPHPFVVQVRDLETHQPLDNVYVGDIGPKFGYNTMDNGFLLFNNVKIPHVNMLARFCQVDKEKNHYTKPAMPSLVFGTMTWVRANIVLDAGGVLARGVTIATRYCAVRRQFQDHDADSRAGETQVLNYKMVQVRLLPLLASMYALHFTGRGMMRLYEENQSRMKAASSPDQELRGAGPEQLRAGANLLADLHATSCGLKALASTTAGEGLEICRRACGGHGYSSYSGIGPAYADYLPTLTWEGDNYMLTQQVARYLLKSARAILAGKPTGNDTSQILQVYLDRRDKGASFDVLDEDKDIVAAFAWRTAHLTFEALKHRDAEQRSWNSLLVDFWRLSTAHSQYLIVKNFYEAVSSPQLSAALDPETKGVLHQLFRLFSLHTLEREASEFFASGAVTVRQIALTRTTAVLNLLDEIRPHAVRLVDAWAIPDWHLDSSLGRYDGKVYEDLFRRASEENPVNDLVFDPYPWNSALLKYEPAKSKL; from the exons ATGCCAACGCTTCCTCCTAACTGGGTTAAGGCATTAAAGCCCTCAGGCCCGCAAGGATCCGAGCTCCTCCAGCAGGAGCGTGCTCAATCGAATGTCGACGTCGAACGATTATCCGAGTTGCTGCACACTAAGAAAACCTTAGAGCGACGAGCATCCCTCCTGGCTCTTTTGCAGCCCGAAAGAGTATTCGATAAGTCTCAGAATCATACATTGGGTCGCGTGGAGCGGCTCCAGCGGTCGCTGGGCAAAGCGAAGCGTCTCCAGCAACTCGCGGAAGAGCACAAATGGTCAATGGCAGAGTTACACGCGGCCAATGACTTGATCGGTGAACCCACTCCGTATGCTTTGCATGCTAGCATGTTCCTG GTGACTCTCCGGGAACAAGGCACCCCCGAGCAGCACAAACTGTTCCTCGAACGCGCAGAAAGATACGAGATTATTGGCTGCTATGCACAAacagaattgggccacggATCGAACGTGCGCGGTTTGGAAACTACCGCCACCTGGAACTCCAACGACAAGACATTCACCATCAACTCTCCAACATTGACTGCCTCGAAATGGTGGATTGGATCTCTCGGTCGCACAGCGAATCATGCTGTGGTTATGGCTCAGTTGTTAATTGAAGGCAAGAACTACGGTCCCCACCCATTCGTCGTCCAGGTCCGTGACCTCGAAACTCACCAGCCATTGGATAATGTATATGTGGGCGATATTGGCCCCAAGTTTGGTTACAA CACAATGGATAATGGTTTCCTGCTTTTCAACAACGTCAAAATACCCCATGTCAACATGCTGGCCCGCTTCTGTCAGGTCGACAAAGAGAAGAACCACTATACTAAGCCTGCTATGCCCTCTCTTGTCTTTGGTACCATGACTTGGGTACGCGCCAACATTGTTCTGGATGCCGGAGGTGTTCTGGCTCGCGGTGTCACTATTGCAACCCGGTACTGTGCGGTTCGAAGACAGTTCCAGGATCACGATGCCGATTCACGCGCGGGTGAGACCCAAGTGTTGAACTATAAAATGGTTCAGGTTCGCTTACTCCCGCTTTTGGCATCCATGTATGCCCTTCATTTCACCGGTCGTGGCATGATGCGTCTATATGAGGAGAACCAAAGCCGCATGAAGGCAGCCAGTTCGCCCGACCAAGAGTTGCGGGGCGCTGGTCCTGAACAGCTCCGCGCCGGTGCAAACCTCCTGGCGGATCTGCATGCCACCTCCTGTGGTCTCAAGGCTCTGGCCAGTACCACTGCTGGTGAGGGTCTGGAAATCTGCCGCCGCGCATGTGGTGGTCATGGATATAGCAGCTACAGCGGCATTGGACCTGCATACGCGGACTATCTTCCCACACTGACCTGGGAGGGTGATAACTACATGTTGACCCAGCAGGTTGCACGTTAT CTTCTTAAATCTGCCCGTGCCATCCTGGCTGGCAAGCCGACTGGTAACGACACTAGCCAAATCCTTCAAGTTTATCTCGACCGGCGCGACAAGGGAGCTTCATTCGATGTGCTCGATGAAGACAAAGACATTGTGGCTGCCTTTGCATGGCGCACGGCTCATCTGACCTTTGAGGCTCTAAAGCATCGGGATGCCGAACAGCGCTCCTGGAACAGTCTTTTGGTTGACTTCTGGCGCTTGTCTACAGCTCACTCCCAGTACCTGATAGTGAAGAACTTCTACGAAGCGGTCTCTTCCCCCCAACTCTCAGCGGCTTTAGACCCAGAGACCAAGGGCGTTCTGCACCAATTATTCCGACTCTTCTCGCTGCACACTCTGGAGCGCGAAGCCTCTGAGTTCTTCGCTTCCGGTGCGGTGACTGTGCGACAAATTGCACTGACTCGCACTACTGCGGTGTTAAATCTGCTCGATGAAATCCGCCCACACGCTGTCCGATTGGTCGATGCCTGGGCGATTCCAGACTGGCATCTGGACAGCAGCCTCGGTCGCTACGACGGCAAGGTATACGAGGATCTATTCCGTCGCGCAAGCGAGGAGAACCCTGTCAACGATTTGGTGTTTGACCCCTACCCTTGGAACTCGGCTTTGCTCAAGTATGAGCCGGCCAAGAGCAAGCTGTAG
- a CDS encoding putative RNA-directed DNA polymerase from transposon X-element, with protein sequence MEQHNISLRWAPGHTGIEGNEAADTLAGEGALRGSAIGMEAEPTISGIRSIFRELRNEARLRWWDTVSQKLSQWYRRWSDTYEIDSLPELELRRPALHRWLALRSSHGDFDWYHRKFNHEDAKLDCSCGRRKSPEHLALCHKTQRSFRHWPKRPPTPPTDRTEAVAYLRSLDPKQFVELLELTSFYSRVCTR encoded by the coding sequence atggaacagcacaatatcagtctccgatgggcccctgggcacactgggatcgaagggaacgaagctgctgacaccttagccggtgaaggcgcgctacgcggtagtgctatagggatggaagccgaacccacgattagcgggatccgatccatcttccgggaacttcggaacgaggctcgcttgcgctggtgggacacggtctctcaaaaactctcccagtggtaccgacgctggtcagacacctacgagattgattcactgccggaactcgaactccgacgaccagcgctccaccgctggcttgccctccgctcgtcgcatggcgacttcgactggtaccaccgcaagttcaaccacgaagacgccaaactcgactgctcatgcggccgccgaaagtcaccagagcacctcgctctctgccacaaaacccagaggtctttccgacactggccaaaacgccccccgacacctccaaccgacaggacagaggcagtcgcctaccttcgcagcctggaccccaagcagtttgttgaactactggagctcacaagcttctactcgcgggtctgcacgaggtaa
- a CDS encoding Putative glutathione-dependent formaldehyde-activating enzyme: MARSLHPLIDNGITPGSSSFSGGKLHCRCASDQVEITLSSNIAHNHACGCSKCWKPSGSLFSIVGVVPRDALSVTANASKLFIVDKEATIQRNACKDCGVHLFGRIEKNHPFKGLDFVHVELSDENGWQEPQFAGFVSSIIEQGSHPKEMDEVRAKFKAVGLQTYDVLSPLLMDLISTFTAQNSGIRFANL; this comes from the coding sequence ATGGCGCGCTCTCTCCACCCTCTCATCGACAATGGCATCACACCAGGCTCTAGTAGCTTCTCCGGTGGGAAGCTCCACTGTCGCTGCGCCTCCGACCAGGTCGAGATCACTTTGAGTAGCAATATTGCCCATAACCACGCCTGTGGCTGCTCCAAGTGTTGGAAGCCATCCGGTTCTCTCTTCTCCATTGTTGGCGTTGTTCCCCGAGATGCCCTCTCGGTGACTGCAAATGCCTCGAAACTTTTCATTGTGGACAAGGAAGCTACCATTCAACGCAATGCCTGCAAGGATTGCGGGGTGCACCTCTTCGGGCGTATCGAGAAGAATCATCCTTTCAAGGGTCTCGACTTTGTGCACGTAGAATTGTCCGATGAAAATGGCTGGCAAGAACCCCAATTCGCCGGTTTTGTCTCATCCATCATTGAACAGGGTTCCCACCCCAAAGAAATGGATGAAGTGAGAGCCAAATTCAAGGCCGTTGGCCTACAGACATACGACGTGCTGTCACCATTGTTGATGGATTTGATCTCCACATTTACGGCTCAGAATTCCGGCATCAGATTTGCCAATTTGTGA